From Synoicihabitans lomoniglobus, the proteins below share one genomic window:
- the tpiA gene encoding triose-phosphate isomerase, giving the protein MIRKKLIAGNWKMNNTSSDAADLVSGIVSEVGRANDVDVVVCPPFTSIESVGKALADSSVKLGAQNMHPERSGAYTGEISAGMLRSLFASYVILGHSERRALFGETDAFINQKVLAAIKSELKPILCVGETLEEREAGTTLKVVQTQLEAGLVGVSKEQATSVVIAYEPVWAIGTGKVATSDQAQEVHAFIRDLLNKLFTPAVGGKIRILYGGSMKPANAPELLAQPDIDGGLIGGAALEARSFVDLVKAASAAS; this is encoded by the coding sequence ATGATCCGCAAAAAACTCATCGCCGGTAACTGGAAGATGAACAACACCTCCAGCGACGCTGCCGACCTCGTGTCGGGCATCGTTTCGGAAGTGGGTCGCGCCAACGACGTCGACGTCGTGGTGTGTCCGCCGTTCACCTCCATCGAGTCCGTCGGCAAGGCTCTCGCCGATTCCAGCGTCAAACTCGGCGCCCAAAACATGCACCCCGAGCGCAGCGGCGCCTACACGGGTGAAATCTCCGCCGGCATGCTGCGTTCGCTGTTCGCCAGCTACGTCATTCTCGGCCACAGCGAACGTCGCGCCTTGTTCGGCGAGACCGACGCGTTCATCAATCAAAAGGTTCTCGCGGCGATCAAGTCCGAGCTCAAGCCGATCCTCTGCGTGGGTGAAACCCTCGAAGAACGTGAAGCCGGAACGACCCTCAAGGTCGTGCAAACCCAGCTTGAAGCCGGCCTCGTCGGCGTGTCCAAAGAGCAGGCTACCAGCGTAGTGATCGCCTACGAACCTGTCTGGGCCATTGGCACCGGCAAGGTCGCGACCAGCGATCAAGCGCAAGAAGTTCACGCCTTTATCCGCGACTTGCTCAACAAGCTCTTCACCCCGGCCGTGGGCGGCAAGATCCGCATCCTCTACGGCGGTTCCATGAAGCCCGCCAACGCGCCCGAACTGCTCGCGCAGCCTGACATCGACGGCGGTCTCATCGGCGGTGCGGCGCTCGAAGCCCGCAGCTTTGTCGACCTCGTCAAAGCGGCTTCCGCCGCGAGCTGA
- a CDS encoding nitroreductase family protein: MNPPLESMLETRSTAGRFDSTRTLPDGVVEKLIHLATRAPSAFNLQNWRFIALESTPAKAQLKAVAFGQQQVVDAAVTFIVCGELESHRHLFARLQPAVDQGILPAALQQGWTDMAGGLHTDNPGLQRDEAFRSASLAAMVLMLAANSMGLAAGALSGFDPQALAESFQLSSHDVPVMLVTVGYPASGNWPQKPRRAVTDVLERR; the protein is encoded by the coding sequence ATGAATCCCCCGCTCGAGTCTATGCTCGAAACCCGTTCCACCGCCGGCCGCTTTGATTCCACCCGGACTCTGCCTGACGGTGTCGTCGAAAAACTGATACACCTCGCCACGCGCGCGCCTTCGGCCTTCAATCTCCAAAACTGGCGTTTCATCGCGCTCGAATCCACGCCTGCCAAAGCGCAGTTGAAAGCCGTCGCGTTCGGCCAACAACAGGTGGTCGACGCCGCCGTGACCTTCATCGTTTGTGGCGAACTCGAATCGCACCGGCACCTCTTCGCCCGCCTGCAACCGGCCGTCGACCAAGGCATCCTGCCCGCCGCCCTGCAACAAGGCTGGACCGACATGGCAGGCGGGCTGCACACCGACAATCCCGGTTTGCAACGCGACGAGGCTTTCCGTTCGGCCTCGTTGGCCGCGATGGTGTTGATGCTTGCCGCCAACAGCATGGGACTCGCCGCGGGCGCGCTCAGCGGTTTCGATCCGCAGGCGCTGGCCGAGTCCTTTCAGCTCTCCTCCCACGACGTTCCGGTGATGTTGGTGACGGTCGGATATCCCGCGTCGGGGAACTGGCCGCAGAAACCGCGCCGCGCCGTCACTGATGTATTGGAGCGGCGGTGA
- a CDS encoding EamA family transporter, which yields MSVSVSSSPAAGLVAVSSPQPVGRLVAHTLTTALTPIIWGSTYLVTTELLPPDRPFTAACIRTLPAGILLLLWERARVPRSQWLRLLILSLLNIGLFQALLFTAAYRLPGGIAAMVGATMPLLVLGFAWILDRQRPGSVATGAAVTAIGGMALIFARPPSGLDPIGIAAAVTGTSCLALGTTLARRWQSNVPLLSFTGWQLVVGGAVLAPLALVMEPPLPALQTSHIAGYIYLSVFGALLGYPIWFRGIAKLSPGAVAALGQLSPLTAILLGWAVLDEGLAPREVIGASIVLGAVLLLQWAHRPRR from the coding sequence ATGTCCGTTTCTGTCTCCTCATCCCCCGCCGCCGGTCTGGTGGCGGTTTCATCACCGCAACCGGTGGGTCGGCTCGTTGCCCATACATTGACCACCGCGCTCACGCCGATCATCTGGGGATCGACCTATCTCGTTACCACGGAGCTGCTGCCCCCGGACCGTCCCTTCACCGCCGCCTGCATTCGCACCCTGCCCGCCGGCATCCTGTTGTTACTCTGGGAACGGGCGCGGGTGCCACGCTCGCAGTGGCTCCGTTTGTTGATCTTGTCCCTGCTCAACATCGGGTTGTTTCAAGCTTTGTTGTTCACCGCCGCCTATCGGTTGCCCGGGGGCATCGCCGCCATGGTCGGTGCCACCATGCCGTTGTTGGTCTTGGGCTTCGCCTGGATTCTCGACCGTCAACGGCCGGGCTCCGTCGCCACCGGGGCAGCGGTCACGGCGATCGGAGGCATGGCGTTGATCTTCGCCCGGCCTCCCTCCGGTCTCGACCCGATCGGCATCGCGGCAGCGGTGACGGGAACCTCCTGCCTCGCCCTCGGCACCACGCTGGCGCGACGTTGGCAAAGCAACGTGCCGCTGCTGTCCTTTACCGGCTGGCAATTGGTTGTCGGCGGAGCGGTGCTGGCCCCGTTGGCGCTCGTGATGGAACCGCCGCTGCCCGCGCTGCAAACGTCGCATATTGCAGGATACATCTACCTCAGCGTATTCGGCGCCTTGCTGGGCTACCCGATCTGGTTTCGCGGCATCGCCAAACTGTCCCCCGGCGCGGTCGCCGCGCTGGGGCAGCTGAGTCCGCTCACCGCCATCCTGCTCGGATGGGCGGTGCTGGACGAAGGCCTCGCGCCACGCGAGGTGATCGGCGCATCCATCGTATTGGGCGCAGTCCTCCTGTTGCAGTGGGCCCATCGTCCGCGTCGGTGA
- a CDS encoding LysR family transcriptional regulator: MKLLRTFLAVIDEGSVNRAAARLGVAQPTLSRQIQALEAEVGGQLFERGSWGVRPTDLGFKLRESMAPVVKAHDQAWADVTAYAHGRHTQLRVGYLGLAATRFLTPALTHLRQEFPDLKLWLFDQTPMEQLAALRAGELDVALIGQEGAALADDFYRRKVCRLGACVALPAGHAGATETTIALKSLHTAGFIGVAESVVPGRNAWVKALCARAGFKPRWVANSTDISETFARIGGDEAVALLPDYMEGTPPPGVVFRPVRDRWVTWDFYVLRQRGRGSAAARRLVELVGAH, translated from the coding sequence ATGAAGCTGCTGCGCACATTTTTGGCCGTGATCGACGAGGGCAGTGTGAACCGGGCGGCAGCGCGGTTGGGCGTGGCGCAGCCGACGCTGTCGCGACAGATTCAGGCGCTTGAAGCCGAAGTGGGCGGGCAGCTGTTTGAGCGAGGGTCGTGGGGGGTGCGACCCACCGATTTGGGTTTCAAGTTGCGCGAGTCCATGGCACCGGTGGTCAAGGCGCACGATCAAGCCTGGGCTGATGTCACAGCGTATGCGCACGGCCGTCACACTCAGTTACGCGTGGGCTACCTTGGTCTGGCGGCGACGCGCTTTCTCACGCCGGCGCTGACTCACTTGCGTCAGGAATTTCCCGATTTGAAACTATGGCTCTTCGATCAGACTCCGATGGAGCAATTGGCGGCGCTACGCGCGGGCGAACTCGATGTTGCGCTGATCGGTCAGGAAGGCGCGGCGCTGGCCGACGATTTCTATCGCCGCAAGGTGTGTCGACTGGGCGCGTGCGTGGCGTTGCCGGCGGGGCATGCGGGTGCGACGGAAACAACGATTGCACTCAAATCCCTGCACACCGCGGGGTTCATCGGCGTGGCGGAGTCGGTGGTGCCCGGGCGCAATGCGTGGGTGAAAGCGCTGTGCGCCCGCGCGGGATTCAAACCGCGCTGGGTGGCCAACTCGACGGATATCAGCGAAACGTTTGCGCGGATTGGGGGGGATGAGGCGGTGGCCCTGCTGCCCGATTACATGGAAGGCACGCCCCCGCCCGGAGTCGTGTTTCGTCCGGTGCGGGATCGATGGGTGACGTGGGATTTTTATGTGCTGCGACAGCGTGGCCGCGGCAGTGCCGCCGCCCGGCGACTGGTCGAACTCGTGGGGGCGCACTGA
- a CDS encoding DUF4870 domain-containing protein, which yields MDYETNVTPVDTSHRLLNILSHGAWFLGAPILIPLIIYLVTKRDGNIVTAHSAEAFNFHLSFTLWALLCIPLTFIGIGFLLIGALTIATVVLAIIAIIKAANDELYRYPLTIRFFDV from the coding sequence ATGGACTACGAAACCAACGTCACTCCCGTCGACACCAGCCATCGTCTACTCAATATTCTAAGCCACGGCGCGTGGTTTTTGGGCGCACCGATTCTTATTCCCCTGATCATCTATCTGGTGACCAAACGGGACGGGAACATCGTCACGGCCCACTCCGCGGAGGCATTCAACTTCCACCTCAGTTTCACGCTCTGGGCGCTGTTGTGCATCCCGCTCACCTTCATCGGCATCGGCTTCCTTTTGATCGGCGCCCTCACCATCGCCACCGTCGTGCTCGCCATTATCGCGATCATCAAGGCCGCCAACGACGAGCTTTACCGCTACCCGCTCACAATCCGGTTTTTCGACGTCTAA
- a CDS encoding helix-turn-helix transcriptional regulator, producing MSDSSLPPPPPLQDPGLIERIHCLWDELAAIEASENESALMHLLRTVAEMIDAQNAYWMEAVQMTRAMADPLCGWRPMVIRYLQPLPMDERFTQRRMRAIRSGEIDESTVAQARLAGTFRAHRLRDIVPAAWYKTEFYQSYRDRGIHDSLTVGVPINAMTEGYYGFLRMREGEPFTEKQLQVAHYAMRGLTWFHRQVLLAHGVTVAGTPLTPRERELLALLLTDRPEKLIAEELGVTTATVHTYVRQLLRKLGVSGRNGLISLWLGRPA from the coding sequence TTGAGTGATTCATCGCTGCCACCACCGCCTCCCTTGCAGGATCCTGGGTTGATCGAGCGGATCCACTGTCTTTGGGACGAGCTGGCGGCCATCGAAGCATCGGAGAACGAGTCGGCGTTGATGCATCTGCTCAGAACCGTGGCGGAGATGATTGATGCGCAAAACGCCTACTGGATGGAGGCTGTGCAAATGACTCGGGCGATGGCGGATCCGCTGTGCGGTTGGCGACCGATGGTCATCCGGTATTTGCAGCCGCTGCCCATGGACGAGCGATTCACGCAGCGCCGCATGCGTGCGATCCGCAGTGGTGAGATCGATGAGTCCACGGTGGCGCAGGCGCGCCTGGCGGGCACATTTCGGGCGCATCGTCTGCGAGACATCGTGCCCGCGGCTTGGTATAAAACTGAATTTTACCAGAGTTACCGCGATCGCGGTATCCACGATTCACTGACAGTCGGCGTGCCGATCAACGCCATGACGGAGGGGTATTACGGATTCCTGCGCATGCGCGAGGGTGAGCCGTTCACGGAAAAGCAGTTGCAGGTGGCCCACTACGCGATGCGTGGTTTGACGTGGTTTCACCGGCAGGTGCTCCTGGCCCATGGCGTGACCGTTGCCGGCACTCCGCTCACGCCGCGGGAGCGCGAATTGTTGGCCCTGCTCCTGACCGACCGACCGGAAAAACTCATCGCGGAGGAATTGGGCGTCACCACGGCGACGGTTCATACCTATGTTCGTCAGTTGCTGCGCAAACTTGGAGTCAGTGGGCGAAACGGGTTGATTTCTCTTTGGTTGGGTCGACCGGCCTGA
- a CDS encoding polyprenyl synthetase family protein, protein MEVTNKLNSLVARIEAGLDQHVPAAATPPAQLHAAMRYSLEAGGKRLRPALVLAAAETGGVTDDDALPAAVAVECLHTYSLIHDDLPCIDNDDLRRGRPTVHKAYDEATALLAGDALLTHAFALLAEAYADRPALAHALIRELAETAGSRRLIGGQMADLLGEAKGDATAADLEFIHLNKTAAMIETSLVLGGHVAGMTSAQVETLRRAGRHLGLAFQIVDDVLDETSDTATMGKTVGKDAATEKTTYVRLFGLEASRGFITEQTNVAVTALASLPGNTEFLQTLARSMAARAN, encoded by the coding sequence ATGGAAGTCACAAACAAATTAAACTCTCTGGTCGCACGCATCGAAGCGGGCCTCGATCAACACGTTCCCGCCGCCGCCACGCCGCCCGCCCAGCTGCACGCCGCCATGCGCTATAGTTTGGAGGCCGGTGGCAAACGCCTGCGCCCGGCGTTGGTGCTCGCCGCCGCCGAAACCGGAGGTGTGACCGACGACGATGCCCTGCCCGCCGCCGTGGCCGTGGAATGCCTGCACACCTACTCGCTCATTCACGACGACCTGCCGTGCATCGACAACGACGACCTGCGCCGCGGCCGCCCCACCGTGCACAAGGCCTACGACGAAGCGACGGCCCTGCTGGCCGGCGATGCCCTCCTCACCCACGCCTTCGCCCTGCTCGCCGAGGCCTACGCCGACCGCCCCGCCCTCGCGCATGCGTTAATCCGCGAATTGGCCGAAACCGCCGGTAGTCGGCGCCTCATCGGAGGCCAAATGGCCGATCTGCTCGGCGAAGCCAAAGGCGATGCCACCGCCGCGGACCTGGAATTCATTCACCTCAACAAAACCGCCGCGATGATCGAAACGTCCCTCGTGCTCGGCGGACATGTTGCCGGTATGACGAGCGCACAGGTCGAAACGCTGCGCCGCGCCGGCCGCCACCTCGGCCTCGCCTTTCAAATCGTCGACGACGTGCTCGATGAGACGTCCGACACCGCCACCATGGGCAAAACCGTGGGCAAGGACGCCGCGACCGAAAAAACGACCTACGTGCGACTCTTCGGCCTGGAGGCTTCCCGCGGTTTCATCACTGAACAGACCAACGTCGCGGTGACCGCATTGGCATCATTGCCCGGCAACACCGAATTCCTGCAAACCCTCGCTCGCAGCATGGCCGCCCGCGCGAATTGA
- a CDS encoding DUF4013 domain-containing protein has product MPTLELVCKRLFADSSWFIKCIVGALLLVVPVAHFLAFGYLYALIERSRRGDAVMLPEWGEWRRMFFDGIAAFVIFFALGVIPLAIAWLMTLPLRWLEWGAIVYLPMVPVVMLVGPLVVAGIYQYQKREEYRDAFRLVVLGSMLRSTRGRLVLPTLAFIGFLIAGYPLMTFTVFVALAASWTYYAASFRMIEEARRGGVKV; this is encoded by the coding sequence ATGCCCACCCTAGAACTTGTTTGCAAACGCCTTTTCGCCGACTCGTCGTGGTTCATCAAATGCATCGTTGGCGCGCTGCTCTTGGTGGTCCCCGTCGCGCATTTTTTGGCCTTTGGCTATTTGTATGCGCTGATCGAGCGTTCCCGGCGCGGTGACGCGGTCATGTTGCCCGAATGGGGCGAGTGGCGGCGGATGTTTTTCGACGGGATCGCCGCTTTCGTGATTTTCTTCGCCCTCGGGGTGATTCCGCTAGCGATCGCCTGGCTGATGACGCTGCCCCTGCGGTGGCTGGAGTGGGGGGCGATTGTTTACCTGCCCATGGTGCCGGTCGTGATGCTGGTCGGCCCCTTGGTAGTCGCGGGCATTTACCAATACCAGAAGCGCGAGGAATACCGGGATGCGTTTCGCTTGGTCGTGCTGGGTTCCATGCTGCGTTCGACGCGGGGGCGGCTCGTGCTGCCGACGCTGGCGTTTATCGGATTTTTGATCGCGGGCTACCCGCTGATGACGTTCACCGTGTTCGTGGCCCTGGCCGCGAGTTGGACTTACTACGCCGCTTCCTTCCGCATGATCGAAGAAGCGCGCCGTGGTGGGGTGAAAGTTTGA
- a CDS encoding FmdB family zinc ribbon protein: MPNYDYACPKCGHEWEVFQSMKDDPIKTCPSCKKRSAKRLVGGGAGLIFKGSGFYITDYKNKSGGDSAKPAAPSAPAAAKKSAD, encoded by the coding sequence ATGCCGAATTACGATTACGCCTGCCCGAAATGTGGTCACGAATGGGAAGTTTTTCAGTCCATGAAGGACGACCCCATCAAGACGTGCCCGTCCTGTAAAAAACGCTCCGCCAAACGCCTCGTCGGTGGTGGAGCCGGGTTGATTTTTAAGGGTTCCGGTTTCTATATCACCGACTATAAGAACAAGTCCGGAGGAGACAGCGCCAAACCGGCCGCCCCGTCTGCTCCCGCCGCCGCCAAGAAATCCGCCGATTAA
- a CDS encoding phosphotransacetylase family protein: MTQSDLNLPSTNPFTLPALPLLKAPTNTENKRLFVAATRMNDGKTTTCLGLFAALQAAFPRVGFIKPIGQRFVEVQGHKVDEDSVLLDTIYKVRVPIESMSPVAIDGSFTRRYLKNPADMLPKLEDQICRAFDRVSWEKDFTLIEGTGHAGVGSVFDLSNARVAKLLKAKAIIVCPGGIGRPIDEIALNKALFDQVGVEVVGAILNKVEADKMDMITEYAGRGLKRLGVPLLGVLPIQQVLARPNLAQIAEHIDGRWLNASANAKNVRVGRLVVGAMAAKGIVEHLRAGTVIITPGDRDDILLAAISSAQLSPDSRVAGIILTNDIEPHAKLRELLTQTDIPIMMAAGESYTVTSKINSMTVKTQPGDSDKIPVIKKLIQEHVGMENLLAAIG; the protein is encoded by the coding sequence ATGACGCAATCTGACCTGAACCTGCCCTCGACCAATCCCTTCACGCTGCCGGCGCTCCCGCTGCTCAAAGCCCCGACCAATACGGAAAACAAGCGCCTGTTCGTCGCCGCCACGCGCATGAATGACGGCAAGACGACGACTTGCCTCGGGTTGTTCGCCGCCCTGCAGGCCGCGTTTCCGCGCGTGGGGTTCATCAAGCCCATCGGCCAACGCTTCGTCGAAGTGCAGGGACACAAGGTCGACGAAGACTCGGTGCTCCTCGACACCATCTACAAGGTCCGCGTGCCCATCGAAAGCATGAGCCCCGTGGCCATCGACGGTTCCTTCACCCGCCGCTACCTGAAGAACCCGGCCGACATGTTGCCGAAGTTGGAAGACCAAATCTGCCGGGCGTTTGACCGCGTTTCGTGGGAAAAAGATTTCACGCTCATCGAAGGCACCGGTCACGCCGGAGTCGGCAGTGTGTTCGACCTCTCCAACGCCCGCGTTGCCAAACTGCTCAAGGCCAAGGCCATCATCGTGTGCCCGGGCGGCATCGGTCGCCCCATCGACGAGATTGCGCTGAACAAGGCATTGTTTGACCAAGTCGGCGTGGAAGTCGTGGGTGCGATCCTCAACAAGGTCGAAGCCGACAAGATGGATATGATCACCGAATACGCCGGGCGCGGGCTCAAGCGCCTCGGGGTGCCGTTGCTCGGCGTGTTACCCATTCAGCAAGTGCTGGCCCGCCCCAATCTCGCGCAAATCGCCGAACACATCGACGGCCGCTGGCTCAACGCGAGCGCGAACGCCAAGAATGTTCGCGTGGGTCGCTTGGTCGTCGGCGCCATGGCCGCGAAAGGCATTGTCGAGCACCTGCGCGCCGGCACCGTCATCATCACTCCCGGCGACCGCGACGACATCCTGTTGGCGGCGATTTCGAGCGCGCAACTTTCCCCCGACAGCCGTGTGGCCGGCATTATTTTAACCAACGACATCGAGCCGCACGCCAAGCTGCGGGAGTTGCTCACGCAGACGGATATCCCGATCATGATGGCGGCCGGCGAGAGCTACACCGTGACATCCAAGATCAATAGCATGACGGTTAAAACCCAGCCGGGAGATTCGGACAAAATTCCCGTCATCAAGAAGCTCATTCAAGAGCACGTTGGCATGGAAAACCTGCTCGCCGCCATCGGCTGA
- a CDS encoding phosphate acyltransferase, whose protein sequence is MPLLDRLTAKLQRHPKRIVFPEGADPRILQAARQWVTRRLGVPILLGDRTELKRLATQLDINTKGMRLLDPARSDDVDTFATALHQLRAHKGLTLDEAREALRENSTYATMMLQAAQADALVGGATQSAASALRPLFQIIPRLPGVHTASSLMILDFDEKQIGSGGSLFMADCGVIPHPTAEQLADIAISTGIIASHLTNTKPHIAMLSFASRDTSADPSVLKMRQATQLAREQANAANLDFEIDGEMQVDAALDAYVAGAKRIESPVAGRANVLIFPDLNSGNIGFKLVQHIAGANSYGQIVTGLSKPAAEISRGSSAHDVFGAAVVCGVQAIDRDLLFGSHDAI, encoded by the coding sequence ATGCCACTGCTCGATCGTCTCACGGCCAAACTCCAACGTCATCCGAAACGCATCGTGTTTCCGGAGGGAGCTGATCCGCGTATCCTACAAGCGGCTCGCCAATGGGTGACCCGCCGCCTCGGTGTGCCGATTCTGCTCGGCGATCGCACCGAACTCAAACGCCTCGCGACGCAGCTCGATATCAACACGAAAGGCATGCGGTTGCTCGACCCCGCCCGCAGCGACGATGTGGATACTTTTGCCACCGCATTGCACCAACTCCGCGCCCACAAAGGTCTCACCCTCGACGAAGCGCGCGAAGCCCTTCGCGAAAACAGCACCTACGCCACCATGATGCTGCAGGCGGCGCAGGCCGACGCCCTCGTCGGCGGGGCCACGCAGTCGGCCGCGAGCGCGCTGCGCCCGTTGTTTCAGATCATCCCGCGCTTGCCCGGCGTGCACACCGCGTCGTCGCTCATGATCCTCGATTTTGACGAGAAACAGATCGGCAGCGGCGGCAGCCTCTTCATGGCGGATTGCGGCGTCATCCCCCACCCGACCGCCGAACAACTGGCCGACATCGCGATCTCGACCGGCATCATCGCAAGCCACCTCACCAATACCAAGCCGCACATCGCCATGCTCAGCTTTGCTTCGCGCGACACTTCCGCGGATCCGAGTGTGCTCAAAATGCGTCAGGCCACCCAGCTCGCCCGGGAACAGGCGAACGCCGCCAACCTCGATTTCGAAATCGACGGGGAGATGCAGGTCGACGCCGCCCTCGATGCGTATGTGGCCGGAGCCAAGCGCATCGAATCACCCGTGGCGGGCCGCGCCAACGTGCTGATTTTCCCCGACCTCAACAGTGGCAACATCGGCTTCAAACTCGTGCAACACATCGCCGGGGCCAATTCCTACGGCCAGATCGTCACGGGACTCAGCAAACCCGCCGCCGAGATCAGTCGGGGTTCGAGCGCCCACGACGTTTTCGGGGCGGCGGTGGTATGCGGCGTGCAGGCGATTGATCGCGATCTTCTCTTTGGTAGCCATGACGCAATCTGA
- the murJ gene encoding murein biosynthesis integral membrane protein MurJ: MSRSLKNIGIVSAATMLSRVLGLGRDMLVTTVFGAGPLASAFVTAFTLPNLFRRLLGEGALTAALVPTLNDELAQRQRSGAFVLVNQVASWLGAVTLVIVALAMVSLAGLAEAGWLETWSGKPAQVARWREAAELAVVLFPYLVFVCLSAAFSAALQTLDRFLEPALSPIWLNLAMIGMLGGAVWWGDVTLDDARMRWLCGGVLIGGFLQMVVPAVALMTEGWRPRPDFSLSPAVKSMLVLMGPTVLGSAVYLINLSVSRIIGLSLNDSAAAILNLATRLIELPIGVFAIAVSTVVFPLISRYAAKGDWPNLARSYHRGMRLVLAINVPAAVGMVVLAAPIIRVLFQRGEFRPEDTLATVPVLMVFAAGLPVFAYVNLMLRAFYAQKDTRTPVRAAVMSFVVNVSLSLALMGPLSTMGLALASNVAVVAQAVYLQRALTRQRAELGVGPMVVNTVKILIASVGMGLAVGAGARLFATMPTTWAWDLARLAVLVPVGIAVYGGLVWFLRLEGREEIAALLRGRRPIAPGSKNS; this comes from the coding sequence GTGTCTCGCAGCCTCAAGAACATCGGTATCGTCTCCGCCGCGACCATGCTCTCGCGCGTGTTGGGGCTGGGACGCGATATGCTGGTCACCACCGTGTTTGGCGCGGGCCCGCTGGCGTCGGCGTTTGTGACCGCGTTCACACTGCCCAATCTCTTCCGACGGTTGCTGGGCGAGGGCGCGCTGACGGCCGCGCTCGTGCCGACGCTCAACGACGAACTGGCTCAACGGCAGCGGTCGGGGGCGTTCGTTTTGGTCAATCAAGTGGCGAGCTGGCTCGGTGCGGTGACGCTCGTGATCGTGGCGCTCGCGATGGTGAGTCTCGCCGGTTTGGCGGAAGCGGGCTGGTTGGAAACATGGTCTGGTAAACCGGCTCAGGTCGCCCGGTGGCGCGAGGCCGCGGAACTCGCGGTCGTGCTGTTTCCCTATCTCGTCTTCGTATGTTTGTCCGCCGCGTTCAGTGCGGCGCTGCAGACGCTTGATCGTTTCCTGGAACCGGCGCTTTCCCCGATCTGGCTCAATTTGGCCATGATTGGCATGTTGGGCGGCGCGGTGTGGTGGGGCGACGTGACGCTCGACGACGCGCGCATGCGCTGGTTGTGCGGTGGCGTGCTGATTGGCGGTTTTTTGCAAATGGTGGTGCCGGCCGTGGCGTTGATGACGGAGGGCTGGCGGCCCCGCCCGGATTTCAGTCTCAGTCCGGCGGTGAAATCCATGTTGGTGCTGATGGGGCCGACCGTGCTCGGATCGGCCGTTTATCTGATCAACCTGTCGGTTTCGCGCATCATCGGGCTATCACTCAACGATTCGGCGGCTGCGATTCTCAATCTGGCAACGCGATTGATCGAGCTCCCCATCGGGGTGTTTGCGATCGCGGTGTCGACCGTCGTGTTTCCACTTATCTCGCGTTACGCGGCAAAGGGCGACTGGCCCAATCTGGCGCGCTCCTACCATCGTGGCATGCGGCTGGTGCTCGCCATCAATGTGCCGGCGGCGGTGGGCATGGTCGTCTTGGCGGCTCCAATTATTCGGGTGCTGTTTCAGCGGGGCGAATTTCGGCCCGAGGACACGCTGGCGACCGTGCCCGTGCTGATGGTATTCGCGGCGGGACTACCGGTCTTTGCCTACGTGAATCTGATGCTGCGGGCGTTCTACGCGCAGAAGGATACCCGGACGCCCGTGCGCGCCGCCGTGATGAGTTTCGTGGTCAATGTCAGCCTGAGTCTCGCTCTAATGGGACCGCTTTCGACCATGGGTCTGGCATTGGCGAGCAACGTGGCGGTGGTGGCGCAGGCGGTGTATCTGCAACGTGCGCTCACGCGGCAGCGGGCGGAGTTGGGCGTCGGTCCCATGGTGGTGAATACGGTAAAAATTCTCATCGCGAGTGTCGGCATGGGACTCGCGGTGGGGGCGGGCGCGCGGTTGTTCGCCACCATGCCGACGACCTGGGCCTGGGATCTTGCCCGTTTGGCGGTGCTCGTGCCGGTGGGTATCGCCGTGTATGGCGGATTGGTGTGGTTCCTGCGGTTGGAGGGGCGGGAAGAAATCGCCGCCCTGTTGCGCGGGCGCAGACCCATCGCTCCCGGATCTAAAAACTCATGA